Genomic window (Kogia breviceps isolate mKogBre1 chromosome 15, mKogBre1 haplotype 1, whole genome shotgun sequence):
aaatttagctGGGCGTTAAATTTGCTAAATCTGGAAACCCTAGCGAGGGAGGAGCTCGAACTCCAGGCTTAAAGCTTGCTTCAGCGAGTAGTCTCGCCCAGGACCCCGATGCTTTTTCTGGACGAATTCGCCCCCTATACCTACCCCTGAGAGCGCGTGAGTCTCTGGGATCCAATCTTCTTTCCTCGAACAGGACACTAGGAATTCCTAAACCGCTTGCTGTTCCTTTAAGAGTGGTTTCGAGGGCGGGCCCACAGGGTGTGGCGAATCCGGGGGTGGGTCGGGGCCGGGTTGTCCAATCCGGGAGCGGGGGACGAAGGCGGGGGCGGCTCCGGCTCGGGCTGGTTGGGAAGGGTTAAAGAGGCGAGTTTGTGGGTCGCCGACGGTCCGGCTGTCCCCGCCTCCTTCCGTCTGATCCGCGCTCTCCCGCGGCTGCGCCGGCTGCCGCCCGGGAGACAAAGcaccgccgctgccgccgccgaaACCGAGCAGGTCCCGGGCCATGGCCGGGCCGCTCCCCGGCTCCGCGTCTCCCGTCCCGCCACTGCTGCCGTCGCCCTTGTCCGCGCCGTGAGGTAAGGCCGGACTGGAGGGGGAACCTTCGGGCTGACCTGCGAGGATATGCGGGACCGGGCTCGGGCCGCCATGGGCCTCGGGGTCCCCCAGCCGTCTGGAGAGGTCTCTGCTGGGGATACGTCCATTTGCGATTCCACGCCAGTGGTACTTTTCCCATCAGGGACCCCAACTCCAGGAGGCGAACTTGGCCGATGACCCTCCAGCCCCATAAAAGACCTCCGCCGCTGCGGGAACTCTGAGGACTAAAGCTCCACTTGGCTCCCACATTCTGCCGTTGACCACCTCTTCCAGGGCTCTGGCTGTCCTTTAAggaacacaccacacacaaaaggatAGAGGGCAGCTAGGAGCAATGGCCTGGGATGGCGGTCCCGGCTTCCTTGTGGCCCCTGCCCAGGGCAGCGCTGGACAGGAACTCTTCAGGGTTCTCAGTACATGTTTTTCTGCCTGTACctgccacaccctctccaacatgcCCACTGCTCGGGGACACTTGTGGCAGCTGGATCCAACTCCAGGACATGTGGTTCTGGCTTCTTTCCTTGAAATGAGTGGCAAAAtgccatgcctcagtttccccagagtCCTGGTTTCTGGGCAGTCTGTGTCCTTGGAGACCTGGAGctaattatttgcctttttagcAGCTTCTTGACTGAGTGTTCACCACCTGCTCAGCATTTTGCAAAATTTATCTTCAGGATTAATCTTTTCAATTCCGAGAGGCATGGATGTTAATATAGATGAGGCTGTATTCTCAAGACCCATCCGGCCTGGACTGGAGGAGGCGAGTTGGCTCTGGGACCAGAGAGGGGCTGGGTTGGTCCCCGCCAGCTTCCTGCCTGGCCAGGGACTGTTGTATTAGCAGCAGTGCCCACAGCGGACTCTGATCTTCTTGGAAAAGTGTACGAGCAGGGCGAGATAAGCCGGGGACCAGGCCCTCCTAGAGGCTGGAGACTGTGCCCTTGCtgcttcctgccctcccccccTTTCTTGCTGGGCTGGAGGAGGTAGGGCCATGGGCAGAGAGGGGTCCTGTGCTGGCTGGTGACCTTGGGCTCAGGGTGGGGTGGCAGCGTGGAGGGGGAGCTGCTGAGTGTGAGGGAAATTGCTCTTCCTTTGGCCTTAATGGGTGGTGAGACTCCAAGATCAGCCTCTTTGGGCTGGTTGCCTAGAGCATGAGATTCTAGGCACAGAATTGtacctttgggcaagttacttaagctctctgtgtctcagttcccACATCCATGAATGTGGGATGGGGAAAAGACTCCTCctggagcgggcttccctggtggcgcagtggttgagaatccgcctgccaatgcaggggatacggattcgtgccccggtccgggaagatcccacatgctgcggaacggctgggcccgtgagccatggccgctgagcctgcgcgtccggagcctgtgcttcgcaacgggagaggccacaacagtgagaggcccgcgtaccacaaaaaaaaaaaaaaagactcctcaTGGGGCTGTTGAAAGGTTTACGTAGGTAACCGTTTGATTCATTCTACAGGTTTTTGAGCACcaactacatgccaggcactggaatTCAGACAAAGAACCTCTGCCCTCCTAGAGCAGGCAAAAATGACCCAGGTAATTTCAGGCTGAGGTATGGGAGAGTGACTGGGGGTTCTCTTATATACTGAGACCTCCTCCTCCTTGAGGAGGTGATGGTCAAGCTGAAACTGAAGGATGAGGAGTTGGCCATGTGAAGATATAGGGAAGGCATTCCAGGTAGCGGGAACAGCCAGGGCAAAAGCACTCAGGTGTTTGAGGAACACCAAGGATGCCAGGGTGGCTGGAGCCAAGTGAGTAAGGGGGAAAGAAATAGGGGAAGGGAACTTGGAAGACATGGGGAAGAATGAATTTTATACTGAGAGAAGGAGGGAGCCATGGGAGGGTTTAGAGTAGGGGAGGGGTGTGATTGGGTTTAGTTTTAATAGGATCCCTCTTTGGGGAATGGATCCTCTggggggccaggggaggggcctAGGAAGGAGTTATGATCTTACCCTGAACAACACGGACAAGGAACGGGCAATGGTGGAGGAAGGGAGACCAGTGAGGAAGCTACTGTAGCTGTCCAGGCAAGCCACGATGGGGGACCTAGAATGGAGGTGGCAATGAGCAGAGATGAGGCCACTGATTTtggaagaggtggggaggggatgaAGTGGACTTGATGAGTGATCATATGTGGAGGTGGAGGGAAACCAAGGGCCTTTTGCCAAGACAGAGAGCACTGAGGGGCGCATTTGGAGAGGCTGAGAAGAACGTCATCAGCTACCACAGCTAAGCACACAGCTGTGCCTGGCACCGTGCTTAGTGCTTCTATGTAGCCACTGTGTCATTGTCACAACAACCCCGACTTAGGTGCTGttatgatcccattttacagatgtggaagcagaggcccagagaggcttaaagcttgcctggggtcacacagcctGGACACTACAGAGCTGACATTTGAACCCAGAGAAGAGCAAGCCGAAACCAGAACCGAGCAGAGGGCAGGGAAGTGAACAGTGGCCTGAGAGGTAGGAGGGAAATGGGGCGAGTAGGGTGGGTGGTTCCTGTGAGAAATGGGGCTGGGGTCCACATGGGAGTTGTTGCGGGGGTAGGGAGGAATCCctcccattttgcagagaaactgaggctcagagaggggaggcccatgtctgaagtcacacagctcagGGATGTAGAGCAGAGATTAAACACCCTGAGTGTTCAGGGGTTGTGGCCTTGGTCAGGTCAGCTGCTAGGTCAGGACAGGCACTAAATCACGGCTCATgttgcctcttccaggaagcctttcttGACTGTATAGGCTGGTGAGATGAGGTGGATTGGGTTGGGAGCAATTGCCTCCTCCGCCCTGGGTCAGGTTGCCTGTCTGGGCCCCACTGTGGCTAGCTGCTCCCTGGAGAGCCACCACCCATATCTCATTCCTCCAGGTCCTAAGGCACTGCCCAGGTTGGGGAATGAACATTAACTGAGCACCCACTGCATTCCAGCGACTTCATATACTTTCCTTCTTGAACAATGTGGCCAATGTCCTATGTAGAGTGAGATTTTGAAGCAGGAGCACAAGGTACATTTGCAGAGTGGCCATGGAAAACCCAAAGGGAGGGTGTAGCCACCTTGGGGACCCATGTGCCACCTGAGTCCTACCTGGCCAGTGTTTCCCTCATCATATACTCCTTGGAGGAAAGTGGTAAGGTCACTGTGGCCAAGTGCATAGAGTTAGATTCCTCTACTTCAAATGGGTACACAATGCTCTCTCCTCAGCCCCTCCCTGTAAGTGCGGGCCAAGCCCTGGGCCCTTTATCTGCATTATTTCGTAACAGTCTTTTCTGCCACCGTGACTGCATTACCCacctctcctcttcctcactctgctccagcttcACCAACCTCCTCAAGCACACTAGCAggttcctacctcagggcctggCACTTGCTACTCCCTCTGCTTGGCGTGTCCCAGGggttccctccctcacctccttcaggtctctgctcagatgtcaccttctcaggaCAACCTTTCTTGACGCCGACCCTCCCCCCCCTTAAAATCAAACACTCCTTTTGTCCTTAACACTCCTTACCCCCTCCCTGTCTTATATTTTCCAGACCACTTAAGACCATCTGGCCTTTATCTGTTAAAGTACAGATAACGTACTCTGTTAATTGTCTGCTCCCTTCACCTGCCACTTGCACATCAGCACCGAGAGGGCAGCAACCCTCTCCATCTTGTTTACTGctagtgcctagaatagtgcctggaacacagtaggtgcttaataaatgtttgatgaatgaagtCCATGCAGTCCTCTGAAATAGGTTCTGTTCATCCCTGTTTCATGGACCCGCCCCGCAAATCAAAGATAAGTTAGGAAATCAGCAGAGCTGGAACCTGACCACAAAAGGTCAGCTGGTCTGGAACCTGGGGATGATGGAAACAGCAGCGGCTGAAatgaggcctgggtttgaattttaGCTTAGCCCAACTTGCTTTTTGGCCTTGGGCCAGtgcctaacctctctgaactttgtttccccatctgtcaaacAGGGGTAACGCTAGTCCCTGCCACCTAAGGTTTGTTTTgcgattaaatgagttaatatatataaaatgcttagcatgCCTTAAGAATCCTCAACATTATTTGGGGGAGGTAGGACAGCAGGAGAGTTACCAGTCTGGCTTCTGGGGCCGGTCAGAcccgggttcgagtcctggctgTGCTCCTGAAGAGTTGTGTGAGTCTGGGCAGGCTGCTTCTggtccttgagcctcagtttcctcatctgtgaaacggggGTGATGAGTGCTGTGGCAGCCGAGGGTGGTGTGAGATCACCCGAGGCAGTGGCTGTGTGAATAACCGCCGCCCCGGTGGGGACAGGTCCCGAGCCCCCAGGCCCCGCCGCCATGAAGCTGAACGAGCGCAGCCTGGCCTTCTACGCCACCTGCGACGCCCCGGCCGACAACGCGGGCTTCCTGTACAAGAAGGGCGGCCGGCATGCGGCCTACCACCGCCGCTGGTTTGTACTGCGGGGCAACATGCTCTTCTACTTCGAGGACGCGGCCAGCCGTGAGCCCGTGGGCGTCATCATCCTGGAGGGCTGCACCGTGGAGCTGGTGGAGGCGGCCGAGGAGTTCGCCTTCGCCGTGCGCTTCGCTGGGGCCCGGGCCCGCACCTACGTGCTGGCGGCCGAGAGCCAGGCCGCCatggagggctgggtgaaggcgCTGTCACGGGCCAGCTTCGACTACCTGCGGCTGGTGGTGCGCGAGCTGGAGCAGCAGCTGGCGGCCGTGCGCGCAGGCGGCGGCCCAGTCCCGCCCCGCCGACCCCGCGCGCTCCCGCCCAAAGAGAACGGCTGTGCGGTGTGGAGCGCGGAGACGCCCGCTGGCGCCGCCCCCagcgcccggcccggccccgaGCCCCCGCCACTGCCGCCCCGCCGGGGGGCCTCGGCGCGCAGCGGGCCTCTCGACTCGGCCTCCTTCGCCCAGCTGCACGAGTGGTACGGGCAGGAGGTCAGGGCGCTGAGGGGCCAGTGGCTGCGCAGCCAGGCCCAGCCCTGAGGATAGCGCCGAGGGCCGGAACCAAGGGGAAGCGGTCAAGGCCAGCCTTGAGGTCGGCACTGGTCCTGGTTTCTGGTGCCACTgcagccccaggccctgctctgacaagcccagccccgagacACGGGGACCTGGTCCTGAGGGCGGCTGCAGTCGGCGAAAGCCCTGAGGTCCTGCCTGGTCTGCTCTCGGGGACTCAGGCTCGGAGAAGATGCTGGGTTCTGAGGGCTGCTTTGGGGCCTCTGTCATTCAGAGAAAGCCCAGCCTTGAGGAGGCCATCATGCCTGATTCTCAGGagaatccaggccctgggtgaTCCTCAAGCAGCCGGAGGGCTGGTTTTGTGGGAGCTGTAGCCCCCAACCCAGCCCTGCAGGTGCCTCGGTCGCCTGTCCCAAATCACCTAGCCGAGGCTTGCTGCTGGCAACAGGCCTCCATGGGGGCAGCTGGGACCTGGGAGGATCTGGCCTGGAAGGCCCAGGCCCAGTCAGCGCTGGTCCAGAGGCTCCAGACTGGGCCTTACAAGGACGGGAAGCTGGGCTGTGCTACACTACACCTGGGCCTGACCCTGTGGCTCCCAGGCCCGCCGAAGGAGCTGCCTGGATGccggctgcctgcctgcctgcctccatAAGCGTGGGCTTTCGTGTGCGCCCAGCACCGTGAGATGGCCTGGTCCCCGGGGCTCCCGGCCCGGAGTGAGGCTGAGGCAGCACTTTCCCCGGGGCCTCAGCCAGGCCTTGAGGTGGTGCTCCTGGGATCGTAGCGGCCCTCTGGCCTCGGGCCATGTCTGTGCTCCTGTGGCAGCCCTCAGGCTCCCCCAGCACTCCTTAGCCACATCCTCTGTCTTTTCCCGAAGCCAgcctggggcggggcctgggcctcTCGGGAGCTCGCCTGACCTTGTCCGGTCCTGGGCTGGGCAGCTGTGGCCTGAGCTGACTTCCCAGCAGGTTCCCCTAGGGAGGAGGGGCCATGAGCTGACTCACGGCCCAGAAAGGGCCCAGGTGCCAATCTGATAGGGGCAAAGAAGCAGCTGCAAAGCCATATTTGGCTTCCAGAACCCTCTCCCTCCATCGCAGCCCCTCTCTGAGCTCACAGACTCAGCCCCCTTCTCGCCCACAATATTCCAAGAGGGAGACCAGGTCTCGCTTTGCTTCGAGACCAACTTCTGTTTTTCACTCACTACAGTGGCCGTTCTTCATCCAGGGAGAATCTCGGGGGGCTGGGACACCCCCGGCCCTCAAGCTGGGTCATGTTTACAGTCCTCAGTGCCCCCAAATTGGGGCCCCCTGAGGACACCCCTGCCCTAATCTTTATTTCCCCTGAGGCTCCCTCTTGGTGACAGACAGACTCGGCCCTTAGCCCCTTCCTGCTGCCTTTGGAGTCCTTGGGCCTTGGGGAAGAATGGGGGGGGCTGTCTGTGTGTCTGCAGTCACCAGCTCACTGCTGGCCCAGTTGACTGGAGCttcagttttaatttaaatacttAGGGTGTTTTTTTCCTAGCAACAAAGCTTGGTGTTTTCACTGCTTTTGTTCCttgttggctggtgggaagggaTAGG
Coding sequences:
- the PHETA1 gene encoding sesquipedalian-1, translating into MKLNERSLAFYATCDAPADNAGFLYKKGGRHAAYHRRWFVLRGNMLFYFEDAASREPVGVIILEGCTVELVEAAEEFAFAVRFAGARARTYVLAAESQAAMEGWVKALSRASFDYLRLVVRELEQQLAAVRAGGGPVPPRRPRALPPKENGCAVWSAETPAGAAPSARPGPEPPPLPPRRGASARSGPLDSASFAQLHEWYGQEVRALRGQWLRSQAQP